From Burkholderia savannae, a single genomic window includes:
- a CDS encoding GreA/GreB family elongation factor, which translates to MKNRIYQLTELDVARLEKHAERNPRYQEMLDTLLERADIVEPDKIRANVVTMNSQIKLIDETAGQDMTWTIVYPDAVNFEQGRLNVFSPVGMALLGARCGEKVKVTLPGGADATLKIAEIVYQPEASGDYTY; encoded by the coding sequence ATGAAGAACAGGATTTATCAGCTCACCGAACTCGACGTCGCGCGCCTCGAAAAGCACGCGGAACGCAACCCTCGCTACCAGGAAATGCTCGACACGCTGCTAGAGCGTGCGGATATCGTCGAGCCCGACAAGATTCGGGCAAACGTCGTCACGATGAACTCGCAGATCAAGCTGATCGACGAAACGGCCGGCCAGGACATGACCTGGACCATCGTCTATCCGGATGCGGTCAACTTCGAACAGGGCCGGCTGAACGTGTTTTCTCCGGTCGGCATGGCGCTGCTCGGCGCACGCTGCGGCGAAAAAGTGAAAGTCACGCTGCCGGGCGGCGCGGACGCGACGCTGAAAATCGCCGAGATCGTGTACCAGCCGGAAGCGAGCGGCGATTACACCTACTGA